Proteins from a single region of Nitrospirota bacterium:
- the xerC gene encoding tyrosine recombinase XerC, protein MKEHIDKFLRYLAVEKAVSGHTVRAYRKDLKEFAEYMHADPDKVDMIDVRGFVADQIRKGLSRTTVSRRLSSIRSFYKFLYREGYIFANPAKMVSNPRIPRMLPRFLSVDDVFALIEKPEGIGFMPARDRAILELLYSSGLRVSELARLSTDDVNIKEAMIKVKGKGKKERILPVGSKALDAVKSYMVERILLKEKDKALFLNRMGTRLTDRGVRRIVVKYARAALINGRIGPHTLRHSFASHLLQGGADLRVIQELLGHASLSTTQKYTHLDITHLMDIYDRAHPFSRENKE, encoded by the coding sequence ATGAAAGAACATATTGATAAATTCCTGAGGTATCTTGCGGTGGAAAAGGCAGTGTCAGGCCATACAGTAAGAGCATACAGAAAAGACCTCAAAGAATTTGCAGAATATATGCATGCTGACCCTGACAAGGTGGATATGATTGATGTGCGGGGGTTTGTCGCTGATCAGATCAGAAAAGGTCTCAGCAGAACTACGGTCAGCAGGAGGCTTTCGAGCATTAGGTCTTTTTATAAATTTCTGTACCGGGAGGGATACATATTCGCAAATCCTGCAAAGATGGTCTCAAATCCCAGGATTCCCAGAATGCTTCCCAGATTTCTTTCTGTTGATGACGTGTTTGCCCTGATCGAAAAGCCTGAAGGGATAGGTTTCATGCCTGCACGTGACAGGGCGATACTTGAACTCTTGTATTCAAGCGGATTGCGGGTAAGCGAATTGGCGAGATTGAGTACGGATGACGTCAATATCAAGGAGGCCATGATAAAGGTCAAAGGCAAAGGGAAGAAGGAGAGAATACTTCCTGTCGGATCAAAAGCACTCGATGCGGTGAAATCATATATGGTCGAAAGGATTCTGTTAAAAGAAAAGGACAAGGCTCTGTTCCTGAACCGGATGGGAACACGATTGACAGACAGGGGAGTTAGACGTATAGTAGTAAAATATGCACGGGCAGCGCTGATAAACGGAAGGATAGGTCCTCATACCCTGAGACATTCTTTTGCAAGTCATCTGCTCCAGGGCGGTGCTGACCTCAGGGTGATACAGGAACTTCTGGGGCATGCGTCGCTTTCTACAACCCAGAAATATACTCATCTTGATATCACGCATTTAATGGATATATATGACAGGGCACACCCCTTTTCCAGGGAGAACAAGGAATGA
- the fabD gene encoding ACP S-malonyltransferase — MKIAFVFPGQGSQHVGMGKEIFDRFRTAREVFSMASDVLGYDVPNLIFNGPEDELNRTFRTQPCILTTSIAIYKVLLHMGIEPSVMAGHSLGEYSALAASGVVLFEDMVRITEKRGQFMQEAVPEGKGLMAAIIGLEREKVDEICSVLKSGYASSANYNCPGQIVIAGEKNAVEEAIELCKAAGAKRAMPLSVSVPSHCRLMENASQRLAELFDTTDFHPMSIPVVNNADALFLPDEVNAIKSSLVRQLSSPLLWEDSVKTINDCGIDTFIEVGPGKILSGLIKRIAPDVNVYHTGDLKSLDYMLSSVRNR; from the coding sequence ATGAAAATTGCATTTGTATTTCCCGGACAGGGTTCCCAGCATGTCGGAATGGGAAAAGAAATATTCGACAGATTCAGAACTGCGCGAGAAGTGTTCAGCATGGCATCCGATGTTTTGGGATATGACGTTCCCAACCTCATTTTCAATGGTCCGGAAGATGAACTGAACAGGACATTTCGTACCCAACCATGCATTCTCACAACGAGCATCGCAATTTATAAAGTTTTGCTTCATATGGGGATTGAACCATCAGTTATGGCTGGACACAGCCTTGGAGAATATTCCGCCCTTGCAGCATCAGGGGTTGTTTTGTTTGAAGACATGGTGAGAATTACGGAAAAAAGGGGTCAGTTCATGCAGGAAGCAGTTCCTGAAGGAAAAGGCCTTATGGCAGCAATTATCGGCCTGGAAAGGGAAAAGGTAGATGAAATCTGCAGTGTGCTGAAATCAGGATATGCCTCTTCGGCGAACTATAATTGTCCGGGACAGATTGTTATCGCAGGAGAAAAAAACGCTGTTGAGGAAGCAATCGAACTGTGCAAGGCAGCAGGAGCAAAGAGAGCGATGCCTCTTTCGGTGAGTGTGCCGTCTCATTGCAGACTAATGGAGAATGCATCACAAAGACTTGCAGAATTGTTTGATACAACGGATTTCCATCCCATGAGCATCCCTGTGGTAAATAATGCCGATGCCCTTTTCCTGCCAGATGAAGTGAATGCAATAAAATCTTCACTCGTCAGGCAGCTCAGCAGTCCTCTCTTATGGGAGGATTCTGTAAAAACTATTAATGATTGCGGCATAGATACCTTTATTGAGGTCGGACCGGGAAAGATTCTTTCAGGTCTGATAAAGAGGATAGCCCCTGATGTGAATGTCTATCATACAGGTGATTTGAAAAGCCTCGATTACATGCTCTCATCTGTTCGTAACAGGTAA
- a CDS encoding FAD-binding protein, with translation MPVIVNIEKCHGCEECLSSCPFEAIEMREGKAYINEYCQSCMACISVCPEGAIMDVESEKIGGADADMLAGAYKGVWVFAEQRGGKVASVAYELLGIGRTLAEERNADLSAVLFGASENEARELIRWGADKIYLGKHEILESFNDEPYAQLLTNLIKDHRPEIVLAGATPIGRSFFPRVAARLRTGLTADCTSLSIDKETGNLLQVRPAFGGNIMATILCPNNRPQMATVRPRVMKRGHYDGGKKGDIFEVKAEGLSTRTNVVETVREISDITINLQEAEIIVSGGRGLGDPKGFKLIEECAEILGGAVGSSRAAVDAGWIPYRHQVGQTGKTVCPKIYLACGISGAVQHLVGMQSSDVIIAINKNPDAPIFNVATYGIVGDLYEIIPLLIKRIREAKGM, from the coding sequence ATGCCTGTAATCGTGAATATCGAAAAATGCCATGGCTGTGAAGAATGCCTCTCATCATGCCCTTTTGAAGCGATTGAGATGAGAGAAGGAAAGGCATATATCAATGAATACTGCCAGTCATGTATGGCCTGTATTAGCGTATGCCCGGAGGGCGCGATCATGGATGTCGAGAGCGAAAAAATAGGAGGCGCAGATGCAGATATGCTAGCAGGGGCTTACAAAGGGGTATGGGTATTTGCCGAACAGAGGGGCGGGAAAGTGGCTTCCGTTGCATACGAACTCCTGGGTATCGGAAGAACCCTTGCTGAAGAAAGAAACGCTGATCTCTCGGCCGTGCTTTTTGGAGCATCTGAGAACGAAGCCCGGGAACTGATCAGATGGGGAGCTGATAAGATATATCTTGGTAAACACGAAATTCTGGAGAGTTTCAATGATGAGCCTTATGCACAATTGCTGACGAATCTTATTAAGGATCATAGACCTGAAATCGTTCTTGCAGGGGCAACCCCTATCGGCAGATCTTTCTTCCCGAGGGTCGCAGCGCGTCTGAGAACAGGATTGACTGCTGATTGCACCTCGCTGTCAATTGATAAGGAAACAGGAAATCTTCTTCAGGTCAGGCCAGCATTTGGCGGCAATATCATGGCAACCATTCTCTGCCCCAACAACCGTCCGCAGATGGCAACAGTGCGTCCAAGGGTTATGAAACGGGGACATTATGATGGGGGGAAAAAGGGCGATATTTTCGAGGTGAAGGCAGAAGGGTTGTCTACACGCACAAACGTGGTAGAAACCGTAAGGGAAATATCAGATATTACGATAAATCTTCAGGAAGCAGAGATTATTGTATCCGGCGGAAGGGGTCTCGGTGACCCGAAAGGCTTCAAGCTTATTGAGGAATGCGCTGAAATACTGGGCGGCGCTGTTGGGTCCTCAAGGGCTGCGGTAGATGCGGGATGGATTCCTTACAGGCATCAGGTAGGCCAGACAGGAAAAACAGTGTGTCCGAAAATATATCTGGCATGCGGAATATCGGGCGCGGTGCAGCATCTTGTCGGCATGCAGTCATCAGACGTCATTATCGCAATCAACAAGAATCCTGATGCGCCTATATTTAATGTAGCAACCTATGGCATAGTCGGTGATCTTTACGAGATTATCCCGCTCCTGATTAAAAGAATCAGGGAAGCGAAGGGGATGTAG
- a CDS encoding electron transfer flavoprotein subunit beta/FixA family protein → MNIIICIKQVPDSAEVKINPETGTMVREGVPSIINPFDMHAIEAGLQIRERAGGKVTVITMGPPQAESALRDAIAMGADEAVLLSDRAFAGSDTWATSYTLSMAIQKIGADIIICGKQAIDGDTAQVGPETAEFLDIPHISYVRKIESITQKSIKVQRMMDEGYDLVESSLPVLLTVVKELNEPRMPSLKGKMAAKKAVISTWGMADIPADENDVGLKGSPTKVKNIFTPEMRTDRKMLEGTPDEQVEALIQELRGLKCL, encoded by the coding sequence ATGAACATCATTATTTGTATTAAACAGGTCCCTGACAGTGCCGAAGTGAAGATCAATCCCGAAACGGGAACTATGGTGCGTGAAGGAGTTCCAAGCATCATAAATCCTTTTGACATGCATGCAATAGAAGCAGGCTTGCAGATCAGAGAAAGGGCAGGGGGAAAAGTTACGGTAATCACCATGGGCCCCCCTCAGGCAGAATCCGCCTTAAGGGATGCAATCGCGATGGGAGCAGACGAGGCCGTCCTTCTCTCGGACAGGGCATTCGCCGGTTCAGATACATGGGCGACTTCGTATACTCTTTCTATGGCTATTCAAAAGATAGGTGCTGACATAATCATATGCGGAAAGCAGGCAATAGACGGCGATACTGCACAAGTCGGGCCTGAGACCGCTGAATTTCTTGATATCCCACATATCTCGTATGTGAGGAAAATCGAATCGATAACACAGAAATCAATAAAGGTTCAGAGGATGATGGATGAGGGATATGACCTGGTAGAATCCTCTCTCCCCGTCCTCCTAACCGTAGTGAAGGAACTGAATGAACCGAGGATGCCTTCGTTGAAAGGAAAGATGGCTGCAAAGAAGGCGGTCATTTCAACATGGGGAATGGCCGATATCCCTGCAGATGAGAATGATGTGGGGCTGAAGGGTTCACCGACAAAGGTGAAGAATATATTCACGCCCGAAATGCGAACTGACAGAAAGATGCTCGAAGGTACTCCGGATGAACAGGTGGAAGCCCTGATTCAGGAATTGCGGGGATTGAAATGCCTGTAA
- a CDS encoding general secretion pathway protein GspB, producing the protein MSYILDALRKSEKERKRGAPPDLLATQETVYQEKKKRSPWPYILSFVLLINMGAIFYWFVSSEKKIKVMTGQTGQEIAASKREILNDPGSLYQKEDHVVAAGSKPSAAKPDYGRNERIMANGERESVTPPDKKGNKGYPAPGNLSKADAFAGKEHAQNPGHENSMKELKNDNIVNPDKSKIYALNELPHSIRQKLSDFNITVFLYSDDPTARMIRINSQTLKEGQYMESGPKVEQIIPNGALFSYQSFRFLVELK; encoded by the coding sequence GTGTCATATATTCTTGATGCACTCAGAAAATCGGAAAAAGAGCGAAAACGGGGAGCACCACCAGACCTTCTCGCAACGCAGGAAACGGTGTATCAGGAGAAGAAAAAACGCTCACCGTGGCCGTATATACTTTCTTTTGTATTGCTCATCAATATGGGAGCGATATTTTACTGGTTTGTATCGTCTGAGAAAAAAATAAAAGTGATGACTGGGCAAACGGGGCAGGAAATAGCTGCGTCTAAGAGAGAGATATTGAATGATCCTGGATCATTATATCAAAAGGAAGATCACGTTGTGGCAGCCGGCAGTAAACCATCAGCTGCAAAGCCGGATTACGGCAGGAACGAACGCATCATGGCAAATGGTGAAAGGGAGAGTGTGACGCCACCAGACAAAAAAGGAAATAAGGGATATCCGGCACCCGGGAATCTCAGTAAAGCAGATGCATTTGCCGGAAAAGAGCACGCACAGAATCCGGGACACGAAAACAGTATGAAAGAATTAAAAAACGACAATATTGTAAATCCGGACAAAAGCAAAATATATGCACTGAACGAACTTCCCCATTCCATCAGGCAGAAGCTATCTGATTTCAATATTACGGTATTTCTCTATTCCGATGACCCGACTGCACGCATGATAAGAATCAACAGCCAAACACTGAAGGAAGGACAGTATATGGAATCGGGTCCGAAAGTAGAGCAAATCATTCCCAACGGCGCTCTTTTCAGTTATCAGAGCTTTCGTTTCCTTGTGGAACTGAAGTAA
- a CDS encoding AAA family ATPase, with the protein MYKEHFGLKELPFSISPDPRFLYLSEQHREALAHLVYGINSDGGFVLLTGEIGTGKTTVCRCLLEQIPEYSDIAFILNPKVSTKELLASFCDELGINYPSGNESIKVFVDLINAYLLDAYARGRKTVLIIEEAQNLSTDVLEQIRLLTNLETNQQKLLQVIMVGQPELKDMLARKEMLQLSQRITARYHIEQLSKSEMKAYVAHRLSLAGAPGILFPDSVMDSLYSFSRGIPRMINIICDRALLGAYVEGSPHVERKTLVKAAREVMGTTVQYKKKNQLLQWIAAGLFLIGSLSVITIAYMIYAPRHTGTNTQEKSLSALQHPEALASVALHWPDGYPIEKSRTLALRALFAQWSIPYLENEEACVQVASHGLQCLKIRGGVNDLLRLNRPAVLRLVNDAGKTFFVTVTNIMNGHATLVAGAKEMKVDIKEIEKKWSGELLILWKAPDHYQGSLHQGYRGPVTAWVHQKLAAAQGVTPQPLKNPVYDENLVKQIKKFQNSKGLVPDGVVGSQTIIHLNNATGSREPLLTRKEEAGA; encoded by the coding sequence ATGTATAAAGAACACTTCGGACTGAAGGAATTACCTTTTTCCATCTCACCGGACCCGCGTTTTCTTTACCTGAGTGAACAGCACAGGGAAGCTCTGGCACATCTCGTATATGGAATCAACAGTGATGGCGGATTTGTCCTGCTTACAGGAGAAATAGGAACCGGAAAAACAACGGTATGTCGCTGTTTACTGGAGCAAATACCTGAATATTCAGATATTGCCTTTATCCTGAATCCGAAAGTGAGCACAAAGGAGCTTCTGGCGTCTTTCTGTGATGAGCTGGGAATCAATTATCCATCAGGCAACGAAAGCATTAAGGTTTTTGTTGATCTGATTAACGCATATCTTCTGGATGCATACGCAAGAGGGCGCAAAACAGTGCTGATAATTGAAGAGGCACAGAATCTTTCAACGGATGTGTTGGAGCAGATACGACTTCTGACAAATCTTGAAACGAATCAGCAGAAGCTTCTTCAGGTCATAATGGTTGGACAGCCCGAACTGAAAGACATGTTGGCACGTAAGGAAATGCTCCAGCTTTCACAACGTATTACCGCGCGATACCATATAGAACAGCTCTCAAAAAGTGAGATGAAGGCATATGTGGCCCACCGCCTGTCTCTTGCGGGAGCTCCGGGAATATTGTTCCCGGATTCTGTCATGGACAGCCTTTATTCTTTCAGTCGCGGGATACCACGGATGATCAATATCATATGCGATAGAGCGTTACTGGGCGCATATGTTGAGGGAAGCCCCCATGTTGAAAGAAAAACCCTTGTGAAAGCGGCACGTGAAGTTATGGGTACAACCGTTCAATACAAAAAGAAAAATCAGTTATTGCAGTGGATTGCTGCGGGTCTTTTCCTCATCGGGAGTCTTTCTGTGATTACCATAGCTTATATGATATATGCACCCCGTCATACAGGCACGAATACGCAAGAAAAATCTCTATCTGCATTACAGCATCCTGAAGCATTAGCGTCTGTTGCATTGCACTGGCCGGACGGTTACCCTATCGAGAAAAGCAGAACTTTGGCATTGCGGGCACTGTTTGCTCAATGGAGCATCCCGTATCTCGAAAACGAAGAGGCGTGTGTTCAGGTTGCATCACACGGACTTCAGTGCCTGAAGATACGGGGAGGCGTCAATGATCTCCTCCGCCTGAACCGTCCGGCGGTATTGCGTCTTGTTAATGATGCAGGAAAAACATTTTTTGTTACAGTGACGAATATCATGAATGGTCACGCTACGCTGGTTGCAGGAGCGAAGGAAATGAAAGTCGACATAAAAGAGATTGAAAAGAAATGGTCGGGCGAACTGCTGATACTATGGAAAGCCCCTGATCATTATCAGGGAAGCCTGCATCAGGGGTATCGGGGGCCTGTCACAGCATGGGTCCATCAAAAACTGGCTGCTGCTCAGGGGGTAACGCCTCAGCCGTTGAAGAATCCCGTGTATGACGAAAATCTAGTAAAACAGATCAAAAAATTTCAGAATTCGAAGGGGCTTGTTCCTGATGGTGTAGTAGGTTCTCAAACCATTATCCATCTGAACAATGCAACAGGCAGCAGAGAACCATTGCTGACAAGGAAAGAAGAAGCGGGGGCATAG
- a CDS encoding protein kinase: MENKKERRRWPREQIQPPNNGLIYPEQGKDLRTIFAKIPATLHINVINISKKGLLVETPMDFRRQSVLDMRIWHPGNKAWMTLMGKVIWSDIHPKKTGSYLMGIEFHKTVAGDKRVASVSGDEEKRMTPQDLEFLLETNLFNSIPHESVSPLLNSLSFMHFEPGERFITQGDEGDSLYIIRKGSCIIRVEIDGKEESITRLKAGDIVGEMSVLTGARRSTHVDAETGISVWRLNRNSFDSLSQKYPDLRNFLTEIVTDRISASKLSAFRTVGKYTIKETIGQGAWSTVYKGIHGKLNFPVAIKMLKHTMAMDPEFAEKFQNEAKIIAGLNHVNIVKVYDIEELYRTVFIMMEYLEGSSMEDILAHMPKLSLKAVLDIILQVCSGLEYAHSHGIIHQDIKPANIFVQPDGVTKIVDFGLACPPGSVDINLPGTIYYMAPEQIRGEPVDERTDIYSLGITAYEMLMGKRPFPEDNLTALMDLHLKEDVPDPRELVPDLPEELYAFIVGSVRRERDARLRNISEISSMLQPLAEKVGLVCQPQMEKKNKMMGLFLFYRDEQQLEVNRLIDRFSSDISATGAELRIAQIEDV; encoded by the coding sequence ATGGAGAACAAAAAAGAACGAAGGCGCTGGCCAAGAGAACAGATACAGCCGCCAAACAACGGTCTTATCTATCCTGAGCAAGGAAAAGATCTGCGCACAATATTTGCAAAAATTCCGGCAACTCTGCATATAAATGTCATTAATATCAGCAAAAAAGGACTTCTCGTTGAAACGCCGATGGATTTCAGGAGGCAATCGGTTCTCGACATGCGCATCTGGCATCCCGGAAATAAGGCATGGATGACACTTATGGGAAAGGTGATATGGAGCGATATTCATCCCAAGAAGACAGGCAGCTATCTCATGGGGATTGAATTTCATAAGACAGTTGCCGGAGACAAGAGAGTTGCGTCTGTATCTGGAGACGAAGAAAAAAGAATGACTCCTCAGGATCTTGAATTCCTTCTTGAAACAAATCTCTTCAATTCAATTCCCCATGAATCGGTCAGCCCTCTGTTGAACAGCCTGAGTTTTATGCATTTCGAGCCGGGAGAAAGGTTTATCACGCAGGGTGATGAAGGCGACAGTTTGTATATTATCCGCAAAGGCTCATGTATTATCAGAGTGGAAATAGACGGAAAAGAAGAATCAATAACACGATTAAAGGCAGGTGATATCGTAGGGGAAATGTCGGTACTGACAGGTGCCCGAAGGAGCACGCATGTTGATGCTGAAACCGGCATTAGTGTATGGCGTTTGAACAGGAACAGTTTTGATTCATTGTCCCAGAAATATCCCGACCTCAGGAATTTTTTAACCGAAATAGTAACCGACAGGATTTCTGCTTCGAAACTGTCGGCATTCAGAACAGTCGGCAAGTATACTATAAAAGAGACGATAGGACAGGGTGCCTGGAGCACAGTGTACAAGGGTATTCACGGAAAATTGAATTTCCCCGTTGCAATCAAAATGCTTAAACATACAATGGCCATGGACCCTGAATTCGCCGAAAAATTCCAGAATGAAGCAAAGATCATTGCAGGACTGAATCATGTAAATATCGTGAAAGTCTATGATATCGAAGAATTGTACCGGACGGTTTTTATCATGATGGAATATCTTGAAGGATCATCGATGGAAGATATCCTTGCGCATATGCCAAAATTGTCCCTGAAGGCAGTTCTGGATATCATTTTACAGGTATGCTCCGGACTTGAGTATGCACACTCGCATGGAATAATCCATCAGGATATCAAGCCTGCGAATATTTTTGTTCAGCCTGACGGTGTGACAAAAATCGTTGATTTCGGACTGGCATGCCCTCCGGGGAGCGTGGACATTAACCTTCCTGGAACAATTTATTACATGGCTCCGGAACAGATTCGGGGGGAACCTGTTGACGAACGAACCGATATCTACTCCCTCGGAATTACCGCATATGAGATGCTAATGGGAAAAAGGCCTTTTCCCGAGGATAATCTCACAGCTCTAATGGATTTGCACCTGAAGGAGGATGTGCCTGACCCCCGTGAACTTGTGCCGGACCTTCCTGAAGAACTGTATGCTTTCATCGTGGGAAGTGTTCGCAGAGAAAGGGATGCACGTCTCAGAAATATATCTGAGATTTCCTCAATGCTGCAGCCATTGGCAGAAAAAGTGGGACTTGTCTGTCAGCCTCAGATGGAGAAGAAAAATAAAATGATGGGATTGTTCCTGTTTTACCGGGATGAACAGCAATTGGAAGTGAACAGGTTGATCGACAGATTCAGCAGCGATATCTCGGCAACAGGGGCTGAACTCCGCATTGCACAGATAGAGGACGTTTGA
- the rpsU gene encoding 30S ribosomal protein S21, which produces MDIKVYGNDVEKALKSLKRQLQKDGLFKEIKQRSFFEKPSEKEKRKKREARKKRVKALRIKRSYERRTAGG; this is translated from the coding sequence TTGGATATCAAAGTATACGGTAACGATGTAGAGAAAGCACTCAAATCCCTTAAACGGCAGCTTCAGAAAGACGGCCTTTTCAAAGAGATAAAGCAGAGAAGCTTTTTTGAGAAACCATCCGAAAAAGAGAAGCGCAAAAAGAGAGAGGCGAGAAAGAAAAGGGTAAAAGCCCTCAGGATAAAAAGGTCATACGAGAGACGGACAGCAGGAGGCTAA
- a CDS encoding cytochrome P460 family protein, with protein sequence MKRSFSAIALLLGICLVFFYFGSAQGFRGGGGRGASATPTSSALKPEGAAVWQYLKTTDYTKKFKMWPGKSSFYQGKEPHGALLTTYVNIPALMAIAGKKGSFPEGSMIVKENYSSEKQLKSITVMYKVYGYNPEAGDWFWAQYAPGGKVEAEGKVDTCIKCHAENKNNDYIFTAPLK encoded by the coding sequence ATGAAAAGGTCTTTTTCTGCTATTGCTCTTTTGCTCGGAATCTGTCTGGTATTCTTTTATTTCGGTTCTGCACAGGGATTTCGTGGCGGCGGCGGAAGAGGAGCTTCTGCAACACCAACCAGTTCTGCCCTGAAACCCGAGGGCGCAGCCGTATGGCAATATCTGAAGACAACGGATTACACGAAGAAGTTCAAGATGTGGCCGGGAAAGTCGTCTTTCTATCAGGGCAAGGAGCCTCACGGTGCGCTTTTGACCACTTATGTCAATATTCCGGCCCTAATGGCCATTGCGGGAAAAAAGGGATCCTTTCCTGAAGGCTCCATGATTGTGAAAGAGAACTACTCCTCTGAAAAGCAACTAAAGTCGATAACCGTTATGTACAAAGTATACGGATACAATCCAGAAGCAGGAGACTGGTTCTGGGCACAATATGCGCCGGGCGGAAAAGTTGAAGCAGAAGGCAAGGTGGATACATGCATCAAATGCCATGCTGAAAACAAAAATAACGACTATATTTTTACCGCACCTCTGAAATAA
- a CDS encoding FAD-dependent oxidoreductase — MDKAFDTRVIDIIQRTHDIKSFRFSCPQDISFKPGQFFFVTIRIHGKEASKHFSFSNSPTEHGYIEFTKRLTGSEFSQALDTLKTGDWARIRMPFGLFTFEGEYPKIACLSSGIGITPVRSICKNACDRHLPTDIVLLYGNRTEKDIAFLDDFRQMAKENRNFRVIYTLSRPLYADSWSGKQGRISGDIIREEIPDYLERIFYICGPPQMVNDLKEVLTKELMVDTQKIKTELFTGYGS; from the coding sequence ATGGATAAAGCATTCGACACAAGGGTTATTGACATTATCCAGCGGACTCACGATATTAAGAGTTTTCGATTTTCCTGCCCTCAGGACATTTCTTTCAAACCGGGACAGTTCTTTTTTGTTACGATAAGAATTCATGGAAAGGAAGCTTCAAAGCATTTTTCCTTTTCAAATTCTCCTACAGAGCATGGATATATCGAATTTACCAAGAGGTTAACCGGCAGCGAATTCTCTCAGGCACTCGATACACTGAAAACAGGGGACTGGGCAAGAATCAGAATGCCATTCGGGCTGTTCACATTTGAGGGTGAATATCCAAAAATTGCCTGCCTTTCCAGCGGCATTGGCATAACTCCTGTCAGAAGCATCTGCAAAAACGCATGCGACAGGCATTTACCCACAGATATTGTGCTGCTCTATGGCAACAGGACAGAAAAGGATATCGCGTTCCTTGACGATTTCCGTCAGATGGCAAAGGAAAACAGAAATTTTCGCGTCATTTACACTTTAAGCCGGCCTTTATACGCAGATTCCTGGTCGGGAAAGCAGGGACGAATCAGCGGAGACATCATCAGGGAAGAAATTCCGGATTACCTTGAACGGATTTTCTACATATGCGGGCCTCCACAGATGGTAAATGATTTAAAGGAAGTTCTTACAAAAGAGCTCATGGTTGATACTCAAAAAATAAAAACAGAACTATTTACCGGATATGGCTCCTGA
- the gnd gene encoding phosphogluconate dehydrogenase (NAD(+)-dependent, decarboxylating), with protein MQIGYVGLGKMGVNMVARLIEKSYEVIVFDKNPNALKSITQTCVSPARSLKSLVHRLVPPRHIWIMVPHIAVDAVIGEILPHLQRGDLIIDGGNSPYKKSMKRFYALDLKGIDFLDAGVSGGPSGARNGACIMVGGKIAVFRKCKKLFRDLSCRGGFGYMGEAGAGHFVKMVHNGIEYGMMQSLAEGFSVMKSAPFALDLSGIADLYNHKSVIESRLVGWLKKAFDQHGEDLVSISGKVSHSGEGAWTIETAREIGIPVPVIENALKYRIQSQRSPSFTGKLLSAMRNQFGGHDVFRKSQ; from the coding sequence ATGCAGATAGGATATGTCGGCCTCGGAAAAATGGGTGTCAACATGGTTGCACGTCTCATCGAAAAAAGCTATGAGGTTATTGTATTTGACAAAAACCCTAATGCGTTGAAAAGCATCACACAGACCTGTGTTTCCCCTGCTCGTTCCCTGAAGTCACTCGTTCATCGATTGGTGCCCCCCAGGCACATTTGGATAATGGTACCGCACATCGCGGTTGATGCGGTAATCGGGGAGATCCTTCCCCACCTCCAAAGGGGAGATTTGATTATCGATGGAGGAAACTCTCCCTACAAAAAATCAATGAAACGTTTTTATGCACTGGATCTGAAAGGCATAGACTTTCTGGATGCAGGGGTGAGCGGCGGGCCATCAGGTGCACGGAATGGAGCATGTATCATGGTTGGAGGGAAAATCGCAGTTTTCAGAAAATGCAAAAAGCTTTTCCGTGATCTGTCATGCAGGGGCGGATTCGGCTATATGGGAGAGGCCGGTGCCGGGCATTTCGTAAAAATGGTGCACAACGGAATCGAATACGGTATGATGCAGTCGCTTGCCGAAGGGTTTTCTGTCATGAAGTCTGCTCCATTCGCGCTTGATTTATCAGGAATAGCGGATCTTTATAACCATAAGAGTGTTATAGAATCAAGGCTGGTCGGCTGGCTGAAAAAGGCGTTTGATCAGCACGGAGAAGACCTGGTTTCAATATCTGGCAAGGTCTCGCATAGCGGTGAAGGAGCGTGGACAATTGAAACCGCAAGAGAAATCGGGATTCCGGTTCCGGTCATTGAAAATGCATTGAAGTACCGAATACAATCTCAGCGCAGCCCGTCGTTCACAGGAAAGCTTCTCTCTGCCATGCGAAATCAATTCGGGGGGCACGATGTCTTCAGGAAATCTCAGTGA